ACGAGCAGCCGTGCGACCGCTTCACGCCCGTCAGCGGCGCGATCCACGCCGCCTGCTCGCGCGTCGTCTGGTAGTCCTTGAAGATCCCCCGGTCGATGATCGTCCACTCGTCCGCCGGCACGCCCTCGTCGTCCCACGCCACGCGCGCCAGCGAGTCGGGCGCCGTGCGGTCGGCGCGGATGTTCATCAGCTCGGAGCCGAACTTCAGCTTCCCGATCACCTTCTCCGGCGGCGCGACGAAGCTGGTGCCGGCGTAGTTCGCCTCGTAGCCCATCGCGCGATCGAGCTCCGTCGGATGCCCGACGCTCTCGTGGATCGTGAGCCAGAGGTTGCGCGGGTCGAGCACGAGGTCGTAGCGCCCCACCTCCACCGACCGCGCCGTCAGCTTCTCCGCCGCCAGCGCCGCCCACTTCTCGGCGTTCGTCGGCAGGTCGAGCTGCTGCATGTACTCCCAGCCGGAGCCGCGTGGCGCCAGCTCCTCGGTGTACGCCTGGAAGTCGCCGTTCCCCAGCGCCGTCGCCGTGAAGCTCGGCGCGATGCGGTAGAACGTCTGCGTCACCAGCGTGCCGTCGGTCGTCGCCAGCGTCTTCTCCTCGCGCAGCGCCGCGACGCCCGAGTTGGCGAAGCGCACGCCCTTCACCTTGAGCGCCGCCTCGTTGGCCGCCAGCAGCAGCGCGACCTTGTCCTCGATCGGCACGTCGAAGGGATCCGTCTTCACCGGCGTCTTCCACGTCCCCTTCACCGCGCTCACCGGCGCCAGCTCCACCGGGCGGCGCTGCGCGCGCCTGGCGGCGCGCGCGGCCTTCGTCGCCTCCAGCGCCGCCTTGCGCACGCCGTCGCGCGAGACGTCCTGCGTCCCCGCGAAGCCCCACGCGCCGTTCACCAGCGCGCGCACGCCCACGCCGTAGCTCTCGCTGTCGCTGACGCCCGTCACCTGCCGCTCGCGCGTGTTGATGGACTGGCGGCGGTAGCGGCCGATGCGCACGTCGGCGTAGGACGCGCCGTTCTCGGTGGCGGCCTGCAGCGCCTCCTGCGTCAGCTCGGCGGCGTACGCGTCGATGCCGTGCGCGGGGCTGACGAGGCGCGCGGGCGGCGCGGCGTGCAGCACGCGCCCGGTCGCGCCGGCGGCCAGCGCGGCGGCGCCGACCGTCTTGAGGAAATCGCGGCGGTCCGTCATGGGGGAAGACTGAGGAAGGGAAGTGCGTGGATCGGAGAGCGCCGTGCGCGGCGGAACGACGAACGGCATTGGCAAGGATGAAGATCTGAAAAGATCTGACAAGAGCGGATGGCTCCGCGTGGGGTGACGTTCCTCGCCCTCACGCGGAGCATCGGCGGTCATCCGATCTTTCAGATTTTCATCCCTGCCGCCGTTGCTCTTCAGGGTCCGACGCGAGGGGGCCGGACCCGCAGCCTTTCACTGATGCTCGGCGAAGATACGCGCGACCTGCCGTGGATCGTTGGTGCGCGTGAGCGCGAGCATCAGCAGCACGCGCGCCTTCTGCACGTTCAGGTCGCCGGCGCCGACCGTGCTCGGCTCCTCGGGCGCGTCGGCCGCGCCGCCGCGGCGGCGCACGCCCTGGCCCACCGGCACCGA
This Roseisolibacter agri DNA region includes the following protein-coding sequences:
- a CDS encoding TldD/PmbA family protein — encoded protein: MTDRRDFLKTVGAAALAAGATGRVLHAAPPARLVSPAHGIDAYAAELTQEALQAATENGASYADVRIGRYRRQSINTRERQVTGVSDSESYGVGVRALVNGAWGFAGTQDVSRDGVRKAALEATKAARAARRAQRRPVELAPVSAVKGTWKTPVKTDPFDVPIEDKVALLLAANEAALKVKGVRFANSGVAALREEKTLATTDGTLVTQTFYRIAPSFTATALGNGDFQAYTEELAPRGSGWEYMQQLDLPTNAEKWAALAAEKLTARSVEVGRYDLVLDPRNLWLTIHESVGHPTELDRAMGYEANYAGTSFVAPPEKVIGKLKFGSELMNIRADRTAPDSLARVAWDDEGVPADEWTIIDRGIFKDYQTTREQAAWIAPLTGVKRSHGCSFAQSWSDVPFQRMPNVSLLPNDRDVTLDDIISATDRGIMVTNRGSYSIDHQRYNFQFGGQAYWEIRKGKVVGMVKDVAYQATTTSFWNALDMLGGKSTYFLGGTFNDGKGEPGQSNQVSHGCPAARFRNISIINTGRAG